In Lonchura striata isolate bLonStr1 chromosome 2, bLonStr1.mat, whole genome shotgun sequence, a single genomic region encodes these proteins:
- the WDR4 gene encoding tRNA (guanine-N(7)-)-methyltransferase non-catalytic subunit WDR4, protein MAGGDGGGRSPGARPALALRGAAAVASAGGRLLAARPGHSGDESLFVYDCSSAEKQPLGEKGQDGKGTDKGSDDILAFAFSPSGGYFALTDDNKRLILFRTKPSWECVSVRFVNRRCTSLVITAAEDKIFVADKSGDVYSYSITEPQADGKPELGHVSLLLDVALSADDRYILTADRDEKIRVSLTKAPYCIVSYCMGHREFVSRILVIPNCPDLLLSASGDSTLRLWEYKSGEEVHCCQLSTICGPQATKPDQKFTVSRITYCCQGGYVAILCDSIPTVYIFQLDATARQLVYKQQISLKHKGWDIAFEEMGDLWILQEDKEAPLLSYRACDGQWKAVTDDKGLQMSKYIQDNWTVFEGFVGAESYYSHLYKASFDNMDEYLQRKEERLQQQKKKKQDLQHASSGQAKKKMKAEGPSL, encoded by the exons atGGCGGGCGGCGATGGCGGCGGGCGCAGCCCCGGGGCCCGCCCGGCGCTGGCGctgcgcggggccgcggccgtgGCGAGCGCCGGGGGGCGGCTGCtggcggcgcggccgggccaCAGCGG TGATGAGAGTCTCTTCGTGTATGATtgcagcagtgcagagaagCAACCCTTAGGAGAGAAAGG GCAGGATGGAAAAGGGACAGATAAAGGAAGTGATGACATCCTGGCCTTTGCCTTCTCCCCATCAGGAGGTTATTTTGCCTTGACAGATGACAACAAACGCCTGATTCTGTTCCGTACAAAGCCTTCCTGGGAATGTGTTAGTGTCAG gtttGTGAACAGGAGATGCACATCCCTGGTTATCACAGCTGCAGAGGATAAGATTTTTGTTGCAGATAAGTCTGGTGATGTCTATTCTTACTCAATAACAGAACCTCAAGCAGATGGAAAACCTGAGCTGGGCCATGTCTCTCTGCTATTGGATGTG GCCCTGAGTGCTGACGACCGGTATATCCTGACTGCAGACAGAGATGAGAAGATCAGAGTCAGCTTGACAAAGGCTCCCTACTGTATTGTCTCCTACTGCATGGGACACAGAGA GTTTGTAAGCAGAATACTTGTAATACCCAACTGTCctgacctgctgctgtcagcttCTGGG GACTCCACTCTGAGACTTTGGGAGTATAAAAGTGGAGAAGAAGTGCACTGCTGTCAGCTGAGTACCATCTGTGGGCCACAGGCAACCAAACCAGACCAG AAATTCACCGTGTCAAGAATAACCTACTGCTGCCAAGGTGGTTATGTTGCCATTCTGTGTGACAG TATTCCCACAGTCTACATCTTTCAGCTCGATGCCACTGCCCGGCAGCTGGTTTAcaaacagcaaatctctctgAAACACAAAGGCTGGGACATTGCATTTGAGGAAATGGGAGACCTGTGGATTTTGCAGGAAGACAAGGAAGCTCCTCTTCTTTCGTACAGAGCATGTGATGGACAGTGGAAG gCTGTAACTGATGACAAGGGATTACAGATGTCAAAATATATTCAAGACAACTGGACGGTGTTTGAAG GTTTTGTTGGTGCAGAGAGCTACTACAGCCACCTGTACAAGGCCTCCTTTGATAACATGGACGAGTACctgcagaggaaggaggaaaggttacagcagcagaagaagaagaagcaggaTCTGCAGCATGCTTCCAGTggacaggcaaaaaaaaagatgaaggcTGAAGGGCCATCACTATGA